Proteins encoded together in one Styela clava chromosome 12, kaStyClav1.hap1.2, whole genome shotgun sequence window:
- the LOC120329199 gene encoding oxysterol-binding protein-related protein 6-like, with amino-acid sequence MLKMEMEDNPNIPKKYEGYVLKRRKWPLKGWHKRFFVLEKGFMKYAKSPHDIVKGKLHGILDVGLSVMSTQKKSCRIDLDAEDTIFHLKIKSQATFQQWVTEIRSHREYRQAEMKNDTTLIGSDGVDSHVASPIREPSSDSEIVSESTVEDVATDLRTVRNEIEKLRKLLQGIKSGPAWSPMKPPATLNMSTMSKKERKMSKKASKKLQKAGSMHAPASTPELPSEVFKAPSAPVLPISDQSNLSKSNPDIALTSTQSTTSVNSISSSDQNITPPRPQNLSKSTHSTPTHGTQSVPVISFSVGDDSNNNLTPEDRFNMHDQFLENAAKVCSSLDAMLETVLKQEQNQQQQQNNQIGGNLRKVVTQLTKENKELGKENKDLKTKLQMISQISSQIGPTAGSTPVTSLNHRKGALHQKILSNMSLDSQLSISETMSDMFYDAEEYLLSDAEESSTDGESENEDDDDAASTDAELSEGESTSLQSIPIDLEGITGTGRRTKLPCYRPEGGDFSLWNILRKNIGKDLSRVSMPVTLNEPLNALQCLCEELEYSDLLDKAVQCEDPYERMVHVAAFAVSAYASTHTRAGQKPFNPLLGETYECLREDKDFKFVAEQVSHHPPISACHCSSEHYEFWQDARWKNKFWGKSMEILPMGSVHLKIPKFNDEYKWNKVTTCVHNIMSGTRWVEHYGEMIITNKDITCKIVFSKSGYWNSKNGEIAGTVTDSSGEAQQHMHGRWFESIYTGTGNKAKCIWRKSGMPTDYDRYYGFTQFAMELNELETADVNFLPRTDTRFRPDQRYLEEGNIDGAEKEKQRIEQMQRDRKKQRDENKEEYSPKFFKKVSSDSKDESWVYNGEYWKRRKEPGFVNCPDILTLW; translated from the exons ATTGTCAAAGGCAAACTGCATGGGATTCTCGATGTTGGATTGAGTGTCATGTCAACACAGAAGAAATCATGCAGAATAGACTTAGATGCAGAAGACACTATATTTCATTTGAAA ATCAAATCTCAAGCCACATTCCAACAATGGGTGACGGAGATCAGAAGTCACAGAGAATACAGACAAGCAGAAATGAAAAACGATACAACTCTGATCGGAAGTGATGGTGTGGACAGTCATGTG GCTTCACCTATTCGAGAACCTTCATCGGACTCAGAAATTGTTTCGGAATCTACAGTAGAAGATGTCGCCACAG ATCTCAGGACTGTGCGAAATGAGATTGAAAAACTCAGGAAACTGTTACAAGGAATTAAAAGTGGACCAGCATGGAGTCCGATGAAGCCTCCTGCAACATTAAACATGTCCACAATGtcaaaaaaagaaagaaaaatgtctaaaaaagcaTCAAAGAAACTACAGAAAGCTGGTAGCATGCATGCACCTGCTTCAACTCCTGAATTACCAAGTGAAGTGTTCAAG GCACCATCAGCTCCTGTACTACCAATCAGCGATCAATCCAATCTCAGCAAAAGTAATCCAGACATTGCCTTAACATCAACACAGTCAACTACATCTGTAAACAGCATTTCTTCATCAGATCAGAACATAACTCCCCCGAGACCCCAAAATTTGTCCAAATCTACGCATTCTACCCCGACCCACGGGACCCAATCAGTACCTGTTATCTCATTCTCTGTCGGCGATGACTCAAACAATAATTTAACACCAGAAGATAGGTTTAATATGCATGACCAGTTCTTGGAAAATGCTGCCAAAG TTTGCAGCTCACTAGATGCAATGCTGGAAACGGTTTTGAAACAAGAACAAAAtcaacagcaacaacaaaataatcaaattggCGGTAATCTTAGAAAAGTAGTTACACAG ttaacaaaagaaaataaagaaCTGGGCAAAGAGAATAAAGATTTGAAAACCAAACTACAGATGATTTCACAGATTTCATCGCAAATTGGACCAACAGCCGGTTCTACACCTGTTACCAGTTTAAACCATAGGAAAGGAGCTTTACAT caaaAGATATTGAGCAACATGTCATTGGACAGTCAACTTTCCATCTCTGAAACGATGTCTGATATGTTCTATGATGCTGAAGAATATTTACTTTCGGATGCCGAGGAGAGCTCGACAGACGGAGAG aGTGAAAATGAAGACGATGATGATGCAGCCTCAACAGATGCTGAATTATCAGAAGGAGAAAGTACTTCATTACAAAGCA TTCCAATAGATCTCGAAGGAATCACAGGGACAGGACGTCGTACCAAACTACCTTGCTATCGACCAGAAGGAGGAGATTTCAGTTTGTGGaatattttaagaaaaaatatcGGGAAAGATCTCAGTAGGGTTTCAATGCCTGTCACATTAAATGAACCCTTGAATGCCTTACAG TGCCTTTGCGAAGAATTAGAATATTCGGATTTATTAGACAAAGCTGTGCAATGTGAAGATCCGTATGAAAGGATGGTTCATGTTGCTGCCTTTGCTGTATCAGCATATGCATCAACCCATACAAG GGCTGGTCAAAAGCCATTCAATCCATTGCTCGGAGAAACATATGAATGCTTGAGAGAAGATAA GGATTTCAAGTTTGTAGCAGAGCAAGTCAGTCATCATCCACCCATCTCGGCCTGTCATTGCAGTTCAGAACATTACGAGTTCTGGCAAG ATGCGAGATGGAAAAACAAGTTCTGGGGTAAATCAATGGAGATATTGCCAATGGGATCAGTTCATTTAAAAATACCTAA GTTCAATGATGAATACAAATGGAACAAAGTTACTACATGCGTCCACAACATTATGAGCGGCACAAGATGGGTCGAACATTATGGAGAAATGATCATCACAAATAAAGATATAACTTGCAAGATTGTGTTTAGTAAG AGTGGATATTGGAACAGTAAGAACGGTGAGATTGCTGGCACAGTTACTGATAGTTCTGGTGAAGCACAACAACATATGCATGGGAGATGGTTTGAGTCTATATATACTGGGACTGGCAATAAAGCAAAATGCATATGGAGAAAAT CTGGAATGCCAACAGATTACGATAGATATTATGGATTCACACAATTTGCGATGGAATTGAATGAGTTGGAAACAGCCGATGTGAATTTCCTGCCAAGGACTGATACAAGGTTCAGACCTGATCAAAG GTATTTGGAGGAAGGGAACATTGATGGAGCAGAAAAGGAAAAGCAAAGAATTGAGCAAATGCAAAGAGATAGAAAGAAACAAAGAGATGAGAATAAAGAAGAATATTCTCCAAAGTTTTTCAA GAAAGTGTCCAGTGATTCAAAAGATGAATCGTGGGTTTACAACGGCGAATACTGGAAAAGAAGAAAAGAGCCAGGATTTGTGAATTGCCCTGATATTTTGACATTGTGGTGA